Genomic DNA from Cyanobacterium stanieri LEGE 03274:
TTAGTGGGCGGCGCCATTTTGCCGGGGGTAAAGCTACAAATGGAAACCTTATTTTTCAATACTGCGGCCTTACCTGAAGTGGAAATCTTAGAAGATTTTATTCCCCGTTGGGCAAAAAATACCCCCAATGCCATCCAGAGCGGTATTATTTATAGCATCCTCGGCGGTATTAAAGGATTTATCGATGATTGGTTAGAGCAGTACCCATCTTCTTCTATCATTTTAACGGGGGGAGATACTATCTTATTAAAGCAATATTTTGCTAAAATATATCCCTTTTTAGCAGATAAAATTATCTTTGATTCTGACCTTATTTTTTATGGCATGAAAGAGTATAAATTGAATATCTAAGGTGCGCTGGAAAAAATAACCATAACTTAAAATAATTGTGAGTAATATTTTTTGTAACGTTTGACATTAACTAAATCTGATAATCTTAGTTAGGAATAATCAGAGTTAGAGTAGTTAACAATAATGGATATAAGTACCCATAACAAATTAGTATCGTTCATTTGGTCTATTGCCGATGACTGTTTACGAGATGTATTTGTGCGGGGAAAATATAGAGATGTCATCTTACCTATGTTTGTCTTAAGAAGGTTAGATTGCCTTTTGGAAGAAACCAAAGACAAAGTAATGGAAGAAGTGAGATTTCAGAGGGAGGATGTGGGCTTAGTTGACTTAGAAGCAGAAGGTTTGAGGGAGGCTT
This window encodes:
- a CDS encoding type I restriction-modification system subunit M N-terminal domain-containing protein, with amino-acid sequence MDISTHNKLVSFIWSIADDCLRDVFVRGKYRDVILPMFVLRRLDCLLEETKDKVMEEVRFQREDVGLVDLEAEGLREA